The genomic window CTACTTACCGGGTAGAAATTAATGGCAAAAAACTTTCTGATAATCAGGTGGATTCTATATTAAAAAATTCCAGGAACTCAGAAGAAGTAAAAAAAGTGTGGCTGGCTAGTAAAAAAATCGGGGAAGAGGTTGCTTCGGATGTAATCCGCCTGGTGAAACTCCGCAACGAAGTTGCCCATACACTTGGTTTTAAAAATTATTATGAAATGAGCCTGAGGCTTGGCGATCAGGAACCTGAAGATATAGAGAAGCTATTTGATGACCTGGATAAACTAACCGCCAAAGCTTTTGCTGAAGTTAAAGATGAAATGGATACTTACCTTGCCCATCGTTTCGGAATCAGTAAAGACGAGTTGATGCCCTGGCATTACCAGAACCGGTTTTTCCAGGAAGCACCGAAGATTTATAATGTTGATCTCGATGGATTTTATAGAAAAGTAGATATTCTGAAGGTTACGGAAAATTTTTACAAGGGAATTGGCCTTCCGATAGATGAAGTTGTGAAACGTAGTGATTTGTACGAAAAACCAGGGAAAAATCAACATGCTTTTTGCTCGGATATCGATCGTTGCGGTGATTCAAGGGTACTGGCAAATGCACGTAACGATGAATATTGGATGAATACTTTGCTTCATGAATTCGGACATTCCGTTTATGATATCAACAACGACAGGAACCTTCCGTTTAATCTGAGGGAAGCAGCCCATACTTTTACCACCGAAGGTATAGCCAACTTCTTTGGTCGCCAGGCCTCGGATCCTCAATGGATTAAGGATAATCTGGGTATCAGTGATGCTGAAATGATAAATATTGCCGGTGAAAGCCGTAAAAATTTAAGAT from Bacteroidota bacterium includes these protein-coding regions:
- a CDS encoding M2 family metallopeptidase — encoded protein: MEKDLNDFINKLEARQIPLSIESAKAEYQASISGKEEDYKKSSDLAFEYEKIFSSKSDFASLKKIKESGAVKDELLRRQMDLIYNMYLGNQVDEAKLQALIEEQTKIENRFATYRVEINGKKLSDNQVDSILKNSRNSEEVKKVWLASKKIGEEVASDVIRLVKLRNEVAHTLGFKNYYEMSLRLGDQEPEDIEKLFDDLDKLTAKAFAEVKDEMDTYLAHRFGISKDELMPWHYQNRFFQEAPKIYNVDLDGFYRKVDILKVTENFYKGIGLPIDEVVKRSDLYEKPGKNQHAFCSDIDRCGDSRVLANARNDEYWMNTLLHEFGHSVYDINNDRNLPFNLREAAHTFTTEGIANFFGRQASDPQWIKDNLGISDAEMINIAGESRKNLRLSQLVFSRWSQVMFHFEKGMYENPDQDLNALWWKMVEKYQLLKKPEGRNEPDWASKIHIATVPCYYHNYLISELFASQIYYYIGNHVLKVSNLDDLSLSNHPEVGKYLTDKIFKPGSRYYWNEMIKRATGEKLNPKYYVRQFVGK